A portion of the Archocentrus centrarchus isolate MPI-CPG fArcCen1 chromosome 19, fArcCen1, whole genome shotgun sequence genome contains these proteins:
- the lrrc18b gene encoding leucine-rich repeat-containing protein 18, whose translation MAKGTNANRVSKSKKITLKMAQNHVELTLGGKRRLDLSFMGIAAVPKCVQKLFDMDEVDLSRNMIRKIPDFIAQFIKTSVLDLHSNYLEELPVAIGYLQNLRVLNLCNNRLTSLPSELGLLKKLYTLNLGLNRLDALPASIVALKELRHIGLSDNRFTHVPGCLLKLNKLESVNMDRNPMFTKKMTNQEPVDTSVSFYLVKESFLCTECLNRCQTERKKLREE comes from the exons ATGGCTAAAGGAACGAATGCCAACAGAGTGTCCAAAAGTAAGAAAATCACCTTGAAAATGGCCCAGAACCACGtggagctgacactgggagGCAAACGGCGACTGGACCTCAGTTTCATGGGGATCGCAGCTGTTCCAAAGTGCGTCCAGAAGCTTTTTGACATGGATGAGGTGGACCTGAGCAGGAACATGATCAGAAAAATTCCAGATTTTATTGCTCAGTTCATCAAAACGTCTGTTTTGGATTTGCACAGCAACTAT CTGGAGGAGCTCCCCGTGGCTATCGGCTACCTGCAGAACCTTAGGGTTTTAAACCTGTGCAACAACCGTCTGACGAGCCTTCCGAGTGAGCTCGGCCTTCTGAAAAAACTCTACACCCTCAACCTGGGTCTCAACCGGCTGGATGCTCTTCCCGCCTCCATTGTTGCACTGAAGGAGCTCCGCCACATTGGCCTCTCTGATAACAGGTTCACCCATGTCCCTGGCTGCCTCTTGAAGCTGAACAAACTGGAGAGTGTAAACATGGACAGGAATCCCATGTTTACTAAGAAGATGACCAATCAGGAACCAGTCGATACTTCAGTGAGCTTTTATCTAGTCAAAGAAAGCTTTCTGTGCACAGAGTGTCTGAATAGGTGCCAAACTGAGAGAAAGAAGCTGAGAGAGGAATAA